Proteins from one Blattabacterium cuenoti genomic window:
- a CDS encoding nucleotide exchange factor GrpE, which yields MDIHQKNTEKQSYSSNSSNDACNVGSFSCSDEIQDPLKKEIQFLKEELEKEKNKFLRLFAEFENYKKRIKKERLDIFITVHEQIFIDLIPILDDFERGIKELKKYKDEYLVQGIFLIQEKLIKILKEKGLNKIKIKKGDDFNTDLHNAISQVPVITENLKGKIIEIIEAGYIIKEKVIRHAKVITGK from the coding sequence ATGGATATTCATCAAAAAAATACTGAAAAACAATCATATTCATCTAATTCATCTAATGATGCCTGTAATGTTGGATCTTTTTCTTGTTCAGATGAAATACAGGATCCATTGAAAAAAGAAATACAATTTTTGAAAGAAGAATTAGAAAAAGAAAAAAATAAGTTTTTACGTCTTTTTGCAGAATTTGAAAATTATAAAAAACGTATTAAAAAAGAAAGATTAGATATTTTTATAACAGTTCATGAACAAATTTTTATAGATTTAATTCCAATTTTAGATGATTTTGAAAGAGGAATTAAAGAGTTAAAAAAATATAAAGATGAATATTTAGTTCAAGGAATTTTTTTAATACAAGAAAAATTGATTAAAATTTTAAAAGAAAAAGGATTAAATAAAATAAAAATTAAAAAAGGAGATGATTTTAATACAGATTTACACAATGCTATTTCACAAGTTCCAGTTATTACAGAAAATTTAAAAGGAAAAATTATAGAAATTATAGAAGCTGGATATATTATTAAGGAAAAAGTCATACGACATGCAAAAGTTATAACCGGAAAATAA
- a CDS encoding DnaJ C-terminal domain-containing protein has translation MVKKDYYEVLGISKNASLEEIKKAYRKLAIKYHPDKNLDNKKKAEEKFKEAAEAYEVLSNTEKRKRYDKFGHSGVKESVSGSGMNMEDIFTNFGDIFADAFGEGFSSFGFGRSNRHKTIKGSDLRIKVKLSLEEIAHGIDKKVKVKRLKIAKGIKFRNCSSCNGTGQIIRITNTILGRMQTTSQCHICSGTGKNIENIPYGANRHGLIKEEELVNIKIPAGLTEGIQLKVSEKGNEAPFGGISGDLIVLIEEIPHNQLKREGINLHYDLYISFPDAILGASKEVPTINGKARIKIDAGTQSGKTLRLKNKGLPNIEGYGYGSLFIHVNVWTPKKINDEQRKFFEKMRKNENFFPHPGNSEKSFFDRVREMFF, from the coding sequence ATGGTAAAAAAAGATTATTACGAAGTATTAGGAATTTCTAAAAATGCTTCTTTAGAAGAAATTAAAAAAGCTTATCGAAAATTAGCAATAAAATATCATCCAGATAAAAATTTGGATAATAAAAAAAAAGCAGAAGAAAAATTTAAAGAAGCCGCTGAAGCCTATGAAGTTTTAAGTAATACAGAAAAAAGAAAACGTTATGATAAATTTGGTCATTCTGGTGTGAAAGAAAGTGTTTCTGGTTCAGGAATGAATATGGAAGATATTTTTACGAATTTTGGAGATATTTTTGCAGATGCATTTGGAGAAGGATTTTCTAGTTTTGGATTTGGAAGATCTAATCGTCATAAAACTATTAAAGGAAGTGATTTAAGAATAAAAGTAAAATTGTCACTAGAAGAAATAGCTCATGGAATAGACAAAAAAGTTAAAGTAAAAAGATTAAAAATAGCCAAAGGAATAAAATTTAGAAATTGTTCATCTTGTAATGGAACTGGTCAAATTATACGTATTACTAATACTATTTTAGGAAGAATGCAAACAACTTCTCAATGTCATATATGTTCAGGTACTGGAAAAAATATTGAAAATATACCTTATGGAGCTAATAGACATGGATTAATTAAAGAAGAAGAATTGGTTAATATTAAAATTCCAGCAGGACTTACAGAAGGAATTCAACTGAAAGTTTCTGAAAAAGGAAATGAAGCTCCATTTGGAGGAATTTCTGGAGATTTAATTGTATTAATTGAAGAAATTCCTCATAATCAATTGAAAAGAGAAGGAATTAATCTTCATTATGATTTGTATATTTCTTTTCCAGATGCAATATTAGGAGCCTCAAAAGAGGTTCCAACTATTAATGGTAAAGCAAGAATAAAAATAGATGCAGGAACACAATCAGGAAAAACTCTTAGATTAAAAAATAAAGGATTACCTAATATTGAAGGATATGGATATGGAAGTCTTTTTATTCATGTTAATGTTTGGACTCCAAAAAAAATTAATGATGAACAAAGAAAATTTTTTGAAAAAATGAGAAAAAATGAAAATTTTTTTCCACATCCCGGTAATTCAGAAAAATCATTTTTTGATCGTGTAAGAGAAATGTTTTTTTAA
- the mnmA gene encoding tRNA 2-thiouridine(34) synthase MnmA has protein sequence MQKIVAVGLSGGVDSSVAALILKKKGYKVIGLFMHNWEEEDYVDNKCNTWKEDIIDAMLVSQQLNIPFQVIEMKNEYKKYVINYMFNEYSLGKTPNPDILCNREIKFNFFLKKAIDLGADCIATGHYVYKKKIIKNKKIIYRLLIGKDLNKDQSYFLCQLTQYQLKKSLFPLGLLTKNQVRKIAHQNGLHNAHKKESQGLCFVGKIKLSKFLQKKILPKKGEVICITTDSFIDKENKSFFSKEEELFFLSRKKKYKKSDGKVIGYHQGAHCFTKGQRKGISLGGYSEPLFVIETDVKNNIVYTGIGKKHPGLYRKYLFIQEKNIHWLREDLSINEGEKMDVFCRIRYRQPLQKSKLYKIKKGMFIEFEKMQCAITEGQFAVWYLGKELIGSGIIY, from the coding sequence ATGCAAAAAATAGTAGCAGTTGGACTTTCAGGAGGAGTAGATTCAAGTGTCGCTGCATTAATTCTTAAAAAGAAAGGTTATAAAGTTATTGGTTTATTTATGCATAATTGGGAAGAGGAAGATTATGTTGATAATAAATGTAATACTTGGAAAGAAGATATAATTGATGCTATGTTGGTGTCTCAACAATTAAATATACCTTTTCAAGTAATTGAAATGAAAAATGAATATAAAAAATATGTAATTAATTACATGTTTAATGAATATAGTTTAGGAAAAACTCCTAATCCAGATATATTATGTAATAGAGAAATTAAATTCAATTTTTTTTTAAAAAAAGCTATTGATTTAGGAGCGGATTGTATTGCTACAGGACATTATGTATATAAAAAAAAAATTATAAAAAATAAAAAAATAATTTATCGTCTTTTAATAGGAAAAGATCTTAATAAAGATCAATCATATTTTTTATGTCAATTAACGCAATATCAATTAAAAAAATCCTTATTTCCATTAGGATTATTAACAAAAAATCAAGTTAGAAAAATAGCACATCAAAATGGATTACATAACGCTCATAAAAAAGAATCACAAGGTCTTTGTTTTGTAGGTAAAATTAAATTATCAAAATTTTTACAAAAAAAAATTCTTCCTAAAAAAGGAGAGGTAATTTGTATTACAACTGATTCTTTTATAGATAAAGAAAATAAATCCTTTTTTTCTAAGGAAGAAGAATTATTTTTTTTATCTAGAAAAAAAAAATATAAAAAATCAGATGGAAAAGTAATTGGATATCATCAAGGAGCTCATTGTTTTACTAAAGGTCAACGTAAAGGAATATCTTTAGGTGGTTATTCAGAACCTCTTTTTGTTATTGAAACCGATGTTAAAAACAATATTGTTTATACTGGAATAGGTAAAAAACATCCAGGATTATATAGAAAATATTTATTTATTCAAGAAAAAAATATTCATTGGTTAAGGGAAGATTTGAGTATTAATGAAGGAGAAAAAATGGATGTATTTTGTAGAATTCGTTATAGACAACCATTACAGAAATCCAAATTATACAAAATAAAAAAGGGAATGTTTATTGAATTTGAAAAAATGCAATGTGCTATAACAGAAGGACAATTTGCTGTTTGGTATCTTGGAAAGGAATTGATAGGATCAGGAATTATTTATTAA
- the ilvD gene encoding dihydroxy-acid dehydratase, translating to MKKRINNFSKNITNEPNLPAAHAMLYATGMKELDFCKAQIGIVSNWFDGNPCNMHLDKLAKKIKLSILSQNLIGFQFTTIGVSDGITMGTSGMRYSLPSRELIADSIETVVNAHYYDGIIAIPGCDKNIPGVMIALLRLNRPSIIVYGGSISSGYYNGKKLDIVSSFEALGKKNTCKITEKEYKNIVKNSCPGPGACGGMYTANTMASALEAMGMMLPYSSSSPSISENKKIECKEVSIYIKKLLEIGIKPKDIVTKSSIENGVKLAMALGGSTNLILHFLAIAKSANINFSLKDFQRISNQVPLIGNLKPSGIFLMEDIHMYIGGMPVIIKYLLNEGILSGDCITVTGKTLYENMKNVPNITFNQKIIHPLYNPIKKNGHIRILYGNLSPQGSVAKITGKEGTIFRGKANVFNSEKEANQAILNNKILPGVVIVIRYVGPMGGPGMPEMLKPTSYIMGSGLGKKVALITDGRFSGGSHGFVVGHITPEAQSGGLIALIQNEDFITIDAENNTITLEVEDQEIQKRKNLWSPPLLKVKKGYLYKYIKTVSSASEGCITDQL from the coding sequence ATGAAAAAAAGGATTAACAATTTTAGTAAAAATATAACAAATGAGCCAAATTTACCAGCTGCACATGCTATGTTATATGCTACAGGAATGAAAGAATTAGATTTTTGTAAAGCTCAAATAGGAATAGTAAGCAATTGGTTCGATGGAAATCCTTGTAATATGCATTTAGATAAATTAGCTAAAAAAATAAAATTATCGATTTTATCTCAAAATTTAATAGGATTTCAATTTACAACTATTGGTGTTAGTGATGGAATTACTATGGGGACATCAGGAATGAGATATTCTTTACCTTCTAGAGAATTAATAGCGGATAGTATAGAAACAGTAGTTAATGCACATTATTATGATGGAATAATTGCTATTCCTGGATGTGATAAAAATATACCAGGAGTTATGATTGCACTACTTCGATTGAATCGTCCCTCTATTATAGTATATGGTGGAAGTATTTCTTCAGGTTATTATAATGGTAAAAAATTGGATATTGTTTCTTCTTTTGAAGCTTTAGGAAAAAAAAATACTTGTAAAATCACCGAAAAAGAGTACAAAAATATTGTTAAAAATTCTTGTCCAGGTCCAGGAGCTTGTGGAGGTATGTATACCGCAAATACTATGGCTTCTGCTTTAGAAGCTATGGGAATGATGCTCCCTTATTCATCTTCATCTCCTTCTATAAGTGAAAATAAAAAAATAGAATGTAAAGAAGTTTCTATATATATTAAAAAACTTTTAGAAATAGGAATAAAACCAAAAGATATCGTAACTAAATCTTCTATAGAGAATGGAGTAAAATTAGCGATGGCTTTAGGAGGTTCTACAAATTTAATTTTACATTTTTTAGCTATTGCTAAATCTGCAAATATTAATTTTTCTTTAAAAGACTTTCAAAGAATAAGCAATCAAGTTCCTCTTATTGGAAATTTAAAACCAAGTGGAATTTTTTTAATGGAGGATATTCATATGTATATAGGAGGAATGCCTGTTATTATAAAATATTTATTAAATGAAGGAATATTATCAGGAGATTGTATAACTGTTACGGGAAAAACGTTATATGAGAATATGAAAAATGTTCCGAATATAACTTTTAATCAAAAAATTATTCATCCTTTATATAATCCTATTAAAAAAAATGGACATATTAGAATTTTATATGGAAATCTTTCTCCACAAGGATCAGTAGCTAAAATTACTGGAAAAGAAGGGACTATTTTTCGTGGAAAAGCTAATGTTTTTAATTCAGAAAAAGAAGCTAATCAAGCTATTTTGAATAATAAAATTTTACCTGGAGTTGTAATTGTTATTAGATATGTTGGTCCAATGGGAGGACCTGGAATGCCAGAAATGTTAAAACCAACATCTTACATTATGGGATCTGGTCTAGGTAAAAAAGTAGCTCTTATTACAGATGGTAGATTTTCAGGAGGATCACACGGATTTGTTGTTGGACATATTACTCCTGAAGCACAATCTGGAGGATTAATAGCTTTAATACAAAATGAAGATTTTATTACAATAGATGCAGAAAATAATACTATTACTCTTGAAGTAGAAGACCAAGAAATACAAAAAAGAAAAAACCTATGGAGTCCTCCTTTATTAAAAGTTAAAAAAGGATATTTATATAAATATATAAAAACGGTATCTTCAGCATCTGAAGGATGTATTACAGATCAATTGTAA
- the ilvB gene encoding biosynthetic-type acetolactate synthase large subunit, whose protein sequence is MEKKLFPGSEIVIKTLLNEEVEYIFGYPGGAIMPIYDSLHDYLNFISHILMRHEQGAIHAAQGYARATGKIGVCFTTSGPGATNLITGLADALIDSTPIVCITGQVSSYLLGTDAFQETNIIDISLPVTKWNTQVFKAEDICESIQKGFFIAKKGRPGPVLIDITKDAQFQKSEFYYNKRYKYVKNFHPYPSLEEKKIIEAANLINKSKKPLILVGQGVILAEAEEEFKKFIEKTGIPVASTLLGLGVLDTNHHLYVGMLGMHGNYAPNILTNQCDVLIAIGMRFDDRVTGDVNKYAKQAKIIHLEIDSSEINKNILCHIPILGNCKFSLIKLMNYVNKSNHEEWKKKFYNLQEKEKTIVIQNDINPKKKGMTMGEVIKWINKYKQKNAILVTDVGQHQMIASRYFNFTYKKSQITSGGLGTMGFALPASIGAKLGAKNRQVICIIGDGGIQMTIQEMGTILQNKIPIKIILLNNNFLGMVRQWQQLFFDKRYSCTELINPDFIKISNAYNIKAKKVIKREELKESVKITLNNEKAFLLEVLIEKEDNVFPMIPSGASVDKIRLT, encoded by the coding sequence ATGGAAAAAAAATTATTTCCAGGTTCAGAAATAGTAATAAAAACACTATTAAATGAAGAAGTAGAATATATATTTGGTTATCCAGGTGGTGCTATTATGCCTATTTATGATTCTTTACATGATTATTTAAATTTTATTTCACATATTTTAATGCGTCATGAACAAGGAGCAATTCATGCAGCACAAGGATATGCTAGAGCAACTGGAAAAATAGGTGTATGTTTTACTACTTCAGGTCCAGGAGCAACAAATTTAATTACTGGATTAGCTGATGCTTTAATAGATAGTACCCCTATTGTTTGTATTACTGGTCAAGTATCTTCTTATTTATTAGGAACTGACGCATTTCAAGAAACAAATATTATCGATATTTCTCTTCCTGTAACTAAATGGAATACTCAAGTATTTAAAGCTGAGGATATTTGTGAATCAATTCAAAAAGGATTTTTTATAGCTAAAAAAGGTAGACCAGGTCCTGTATTGATAGATATAACTAAAGATGCTCAATTTCAAAAATCTGAATTTTATTATAATAAACGTTATAAATACGTAAAAAATTTTCATCCATATCCTTCTCTAGAAGAAAAAAAAATAATAGAAGCTGCAAATTTAATAAATAAATCTAAAAAACCTTTAATTCTTGTAGGTCAAGGTGTAATATTAGCTGAAGCAGAAGAAGAATTTAAAAAATTTATTGAAAAAACAGGAATTCCCGTAGCTAGTACTTTATTAGGATTAGGTGTTTTAGATACAAATCATCATTTATATGTAGGAATGTTAGGTATGCATGGAAATTATGCTCCAAATATTTTAACAAATCAATGTGATGTTCTTATTGCAATAGGAATGCGTTTTGATGATCGTGTGACAGGAGATGTAAATAAATATGCAAAACAAGCTAAAATCATTCATTTAGAAATTGATTCTTCGGAGATTAATAAAAATATATTATGTCATATTCCAATTTTAGGAAATTGTAAATTTTCTTTAATAAAATTGATGAACTATGTCAATAAATCTAATCATGAAGAATGGAAAAAAAAATTTTATAATCTTCAAGAAAAAGAAAAAACTATAGTTATACAAAATGATATAAATCCAAAAAAAAAAGGAATGACTATGGGGGAAGTTATTAAATGGATTAATAAATATAAACAAAAAAATGCTATTCTTGTAACTGATGTAGGACAACATCAAATGATAGCTTCAAGATATTTTAATTTTACTTATAAAAAAAGTCAAATAACTTCTGGTGGATTAGGAACAATGGGTTTTGCTTTACCAGCTTCAATAGGAGCTAAGTTAGGAGCAAAAAATAGACAAGTTATTTGTATTATTGGAGATGGAGGAATTCAAATGACTATACAAGAAATGGGAACTATTTTACAAAATAAGATTCCTATAAAAATAATTTTATTAAATAATAATTTTTTAGGAATGGTACGTCAGTGGCAACAGTTATTTTTTGATAAACGTTATTCATGTACAGAATTAATTAATCCAGATTTTATAAAAATATCTAATGCTTATAATATAAAAGCAAAAAAAGTCATAAAAAGAGAAGAATTAAAGGAATCTGTAAAAATAACATTGAATAACGAAAAAGCTTTTTTATTAGAAGTTTTAATAGAAAAAGAAGACAATGTATTCCCTATGATTCCTTCAGGAGCATCTGTAGATAAAATTCGTTTAACATAA
- a CDS encoding acetolactate synthase, with the protein MKQQFRIIILGEKETRLLSRILIILNRKNLKTNHINVSSNENKNTGIIQFQYVLDLECQEEQLIKIKKLIEKLIGIIHVYYSKIEEKNSRKNLWKKIDLPLATS; encoded by the coding sequence ATGAAGCAACAATTCAGAATAATAATTTTAGGAGAGAAAGAAACAAGATTATTGAGTAGAATACTTATTATATTAAATAGAAAAAATTTAAAAACAAATCATATAAATGTTTCTAGTAATGAAAATAAAAATACTGGAATTATTCAATTTCAATATGTTCTAGATTTAGAATGTCAAGAAGAACAATTAATTAAAATCAAAAAATTAATTGAAAAATTAATTGGAATTATTCATGTTTATTATTCTAAAATAGAAGAAAAAAATTCCAGAAAAAATTTATGGAAAAAAATAGATTTACCACTAGCAACATCTTAA
- the ilvC gene encoding ketol-acid reductoisomerase — MKIKFGSIKENIVTREEFPLSKAQEILKKETISVLGYGVQGPGQSLNLRDNGFSVIVGQRKNSNSWKKALKDGWIEGKNLFSLEEASDRGSIIMYLLSDAGQISFWPILSKFLTEKKSLYFSHGFGLTFDEKTKIYPPKNIDIFLVAPKGSGTSLRRLFLQGKGINSSYAIYQDYSGKSLDKTLSIGIGIGSGYLFETSFKNEVYSDLVGERGTLMGAIQGIFSAQYQILREKGHSPSESFNETVEELTQSLMPLVAENGMDWMYENCSTTAQRGALDWWRKFRDATLPIFKELYNEVSSGNEAKRIIKSNSDIDYRIKLKKELKNLRKSELWEVGSIIRNLRPEKKHNK; from the coding sequence ATGAAAATTAAATTTGGATCAATAAAAGAAAATATTGTAACAAGAGAAGAATTTCCATTATCAAAAGCTCAAGAAATATTAAAAAAAGAAACTATTTCTGTACTAGGATATGGAGTTCAAGGACCAGGACAATCTCTTAATTTAAGAGATAATGGATTTTCCGTCATTGTAGGACAAAGAAAAAATTCAAATTCTTGGAAAAAAGCACTTAAAGATGGATGGATAGAAGGAAAAAATCTTTTTTCTTTAGAAGAAGCCTCTGATAGAGGGAGTATAATTATGTATCTTTTATCAGATGCTGGACAAATTTCTTTTTGGCCTATTCTTTCTAAATTTCTTACTGAAAAAAAATCTTTATATTTTTCACATGGATTTGGATTAACTTTTGATGAAAAAACAAAAATATATCCTCCTAAAAATATAGATATTTTTTTAGTAGCTCCTAAAGGATCAGGAACTAGTTTAAGAAGACTTTTTTTACAAGGTAAAGGAATTAATTCAAGTTATGCTATTTATCAAGATTATAGTGGAAAAAGTTTAGATAAAACATTATCTATTGGAATAGGAATTGGATCTGGATATTTATTTGAAACAAGTTTTAAAAATGAAGTATATTCTGATTTAGTAGGAGAAAGAGGAACTTTAATGGGAGCTATACAAGGAATTTTTTCTGCACAATATCAAATTTTAAGAGAAAAAGGTCATTCTCCTTCAGAATCCTTTAACGAAACAGTTGAAGAATTAACTCAAAGTTTAATGCCATTAGTAGCAGAAAATGGAATGGATTGGATGTATGAAAATTGTTCTACAACAGCACAAAGAGGAGCTTTAGATTGGTGGAGAAAATTTAGAGATGCCACATTACCAATATTTAAAGAATTATATAATGAGGTTTCTTCTGGAAACGAGGCTAAAAGAATTATAAAATCTAATAGTGATATAGATTATAGAATAAAATTAAAAAAAGAATTAAAAAATCTTAGAAAAAGTGAATTATGGGAAGTAGGATCTATTATTCGCAATCTTAGACCAGAAAAAAAACATAATAAATAA
- the ilvA gene encoding threonine ammonia-lyase has protein sequence MKKKFKGYFPSYEDIIKAKHVLKDIIYETPLQRNSILSEKYKANVFLKREDLQIIRSYKIRGAYNKIKSLSKIELKKGIVCASAGNHAQGVAYSCHILKIPGKIYMPSTTPKQKVERVKMFGKEYVKVILIGDTFDAVSYEAIKDCKKNSKIFIHPFDDIKIIEGQATVGLEILQQSISNIDYIFIPIGGGGLASGIGSHFQEFSPKTKIIGVEPQGAPSMSFSLKKGKIIELETIDRFIDGASVKKVGELNFNICNQILYDIKTVPEGKVCTTILDLYNLEAIVAEPAGALSIAVLDFYSEKIKGKTIVCILSGGNNDITRTEEIRERSLLYEEKKHYFIVKFPQRSGALKEFVNNILGPKDDIAYFEYSKKTSKEEGPAVIGIELADKNEFSALLGRMKKYKVHFQYLNKDPDLFRILI, from the coding sequence TTGAAAAAAAAATTTAAAGGATACTTTCCTTCTTATGAAGATATTATCAAAGCAAAACATGTATTAAAAGATATTATTTATGAAACTCCGTTACAGAGAAATTCTATTTTATCAGAAAAATATAAAGCTAATGTTTTTTTGAAAAGAGAAGATTTACAAATTATACGTTCATATAAAATTAGAGGTGCTTATAATAAAATAAAAAGTTTATCTAAAATAGAATTAAAAAAAGGAATTGTATGCGCTAGTGCAGGAAATCACGCACAAGGAGTGGCATATTCTTGTCACATATTAAAAATTCCAGGAAAAATTTATATGCCTAGTACAACTCCAAAACAAAAAGTAGAAAGAGTAAAAATGTTTGGAAAAGAATATGTTAAAGTAATTCTTATTGGAGATACTTTTGATGCTGTTAGTTATGAGGCAATAAAGGATTGTAAAAAAAATTCAAAAATTTTTATTCATCCTTTTGATGATATTAAAATTATTGAAGGACAAGCTACTGTTGGTTTGGAAATTTTACAACAATCCATTTCAAATATAGATTACATTTTTATTCCTATTGGAGGAGGAGGATTAGCTTCTGGTATAGGAAGTCATTTTCAAGAATTTAGTCCAAAAACTAAAATTATAGGAGTGGAGCCTCAAGGAGCTCCATCTATGAGTTTTTCTTTAAAAAAAGGAAAAATTATAGAATTAGAAACAATAGATAGATTTATTGATGGGGCATCAGTTAAAAAAGTAGGAGAATTGAATTTTAATATATGTAATCAAATATTATACGATATTAAAACAGTTCCAGAAGGAAAAGTTTGTACAACTATTTTAGACTTATATAATTTAGAAGCTATTGTAGCAGAACCAGCTGGTGCTCTTTCAATAGCCGTATTAGATTTTTATTCTGAAAAAATAAAAGGAAAAACTATTGTTTGTATTTTAAGTGGTGGTAATAACGATATCACTAGAACGGAAGAAATACGAGAAAGATCTCTTTTATATGAAGAAAAAAAGCATTATTTTATTGTTAAATTCCCACAAAGATCTGGTGCTTTAAAAGAATTTGTTAATAATATTTTAGGTCCAAAAGATGATATTGCTTATTTTGAATATTCTAAAAAAACTTCCAAAGAAGAAGGTCCTGCTGTAATAGGAATAGAATTAGCAGATAAAAATGAATTTTCGGCATTATTAGGAAGAATGAAAAAATATAAAGTTCATTTTCAATATCTAAATAAAGATCCAGATTTATTTCGTATTCTAATATAA
- the dapB gene encoding 4-hydroxy-tetrahydrodipicolinate reductase, with translation MNIAIIGYGKMGKSIEKIAKIRNHKISLIYDGTPTPSLLKNSDVAIEFSQPNSAFNNIKICIENNIPTVCGTTGWLDKFEIIKKICQENNGSFLYSSNFSIGMNIFFKINEKLSKFLFPYSKNYEVKIEEIHHKEKVDKPSGTAISLANDIIKNNMKKTWILDKKKTKDQILIISKRFENVSGTHIVIYESKIENIKIQHKANNREGFSIGAVIAAEWIKNKKGIFSMKDVLGI, from the coding sequence ATGAATATAGCAATAATAGGGTATGGAAAAATGGGGAAATCCATAGAAAAAATAGCAAAAATTAGAAATCATAAAATTTCATTAATTTATGATGGAACTCCGACTCCATCTTTATTAAAAAATTCTGATGTTGCAATAGAGTTTAGTCAACCTAACTCAGCTTTTAATAATATAAAAATTTGTATAGAAAATAACATTCCTACAGTATGTGGAACTACAGGTTGGCTAGATAAATTTGAAATTATTAAAAAAATATGTCAAGAAAATAATGGATCTTTTTTATATTCTTCCAATTTTAGTATTGGAATGAATATTTTTTTTAAAATTAATGAAAAATTATCAAAATTTTTATTTCCATATTCTAAAAATTATGAAGTAAAAATTGAGGAAATTCATCATAAAGAAAAAGTAGATAAACCTAGTGGTACTGCAATTTCATTAGCAAATGATATTATTAAAAATAATATGAAAAAAACATGGATTTTAGATAAAAAAAAAACAAAAGATCAAATATTAATTATTTCAAAAAGATTTGAAAATGTATCAGGAACACATATTGTTATATATGAATCTAAAATAGAAAATATAAAAATACAACATAAAGCTAATAATAGAGAAGGATTTTCTATTGGTGCTGTGATAGCAGCAGAATGGATAAAAAATAAAAAAGGAATTTTTTCTATGAAAGATGTTTTAGGAATATAA